A segment of the Candidatus Schekmanbacteria bacterium genome:
GCCTTCAATGAGGCCAATTGCGGCCTTTTTTCAACTGCTCTTGACATCAATTCTTCAAGGGTATGGTTGAATTCTGTTTTTTTCACATCGATGGTTTTTCCCAGAGGAGCGCGCGGGTCTCTATATAAAAGAGTGTTTAAGCGGCTTTCTGCAGCTTTTCTCTTTTGCTTGAGCGTAATGAGATCCTCGATGATTTTTGAAAGCTCAACTTGTGCCAGCAAAACATCCTGTTGTAAGCCATTTCCTACTGAATATTTGACTTGGGCAATTTCTACTAACTGTTCTAATAATTTTTTATTCTTTTCAGTGATTTCAATAGAGCGGTCTATAAAGAAGATTTCATAATACGCTTCCTTTACAGCACTCATTATCTGAATTTTTTTGTCTTCATATTCAAGACCTGTTGCTTCTGCTTGATGCTCAGCTATTTCAGAGCGTAGTTTTAGTTTCCCCGGATATGGAAATTTTTGTGAAAGGGATATTGTTTTTTGTGTCATATCCCAGTCACCGAAGCGAAATGTGTCAACAGGGAGGGCAGAAATTCCAAGAGTTAATTTTGGGTCATCGAGACTTCCTGCTTGCGGGGGAATTTCCTTGAATGCATTCCAACGCTTTTCGAATGCCTTTATTTCGGGATTCTTTTCAAGCGCCTCTTCAATGAGGGCGTCAATTTGCAAAATTTCTGAACCTTTTGCTTCTTCAGCAGGTACAGTTAGCGGAATAATAAGGCAAAGGAATGAAAAAAGTAATATGAAAAAAATTATCCTTTTCATAATTTTAAAACCTCTCTTCTTTTTTAATTTTTCAATATAAGACATTTTGATTCTTCTTTGGTTCCACTTTTTTTGTGATTATCATTGCAAAAAATATGCCAATCCTTCTTGTATTACC
Coding sequences within it:
- a CDS encoding TolC family protein, encoding MSYIEKLKKKRGFKIMKRIIFFILLFSFLCLIIPLTVPAEEAKGSEILQIDALIEEALEKNPEIKAFEKRWNAFKEIPPQAGSLDDPKLTLGISALPVDTFRFGDWDMTQKTISLSQKFPYPGKLKLRSEIAEHQAEATGLEYEDKKIQIMSAVKEAYYEIFFIDRSIEITEKNKKLLEQLVEIAQVKYSVGNGLQQDVLLAQVELSKIIEDLITLKQKRKAAESRLNTLLYRDPRAPLGKTIDVKKTEFNHTLEELMSRAVEKRPQLASLKALIESAEASYKLAKKEYYPDFNIGLSYGQREGGRNKKGIAIDRPDFVSGFVTINIPLYFRTKQDKKVAQTIAQKSFAEERFESLKNEIYYQLKSLVADEQKGEKLIKLYEDGILPQAKQSLDSSISGYQVDKVDFLTMLQNWITLFKYENEYYKVLSDYEKTLAKIERVVGERLF